The Vicia villosa cultivar HV-30 ecotype Madison, WI linkage group LG1, Vvil1.0, whole genome shotgun sequence genome includes a region encoding these proteins:
- the LOC131643656 gene encoding ran-binding protein 1 homolog a-like, with translation MADPEHREEEEAPAVGDDEDTGAQVAPIVKLEEVAVSTGEENEDAILDLKSKLYRFDKDGNQWKERGAGTVKFLKHKVTGKVRLLMRQSKTLKICANHFIIPTMSVQEHAGNEKSCVWHARDFADGELKDELFCIRFPSIENCKSFMETFQEVAESQKQVDDQEASAAATLVEKLSVDDKAADAEKKDEEKSAEKTEKPASGETSKADADKKVEEPESTA, from the exons ATGGCCGATCCTGAACACCGTGAAGAGGAGGAGGCACCAGCCGTTGGCGACGACGAAGATACCGGAGCACAAGTCGCTCCCATCGTCAAACTTGAGGAGGTTGCCGTTTCCACTGGCGAAGAAAACGAAGACGCCATTCTAGATCT CAAATCGAAGCTTTACCGGTTTGATAAGGATGGAAATCAGTGGAAGGAGAGAGGGGCTGGTACTGTTAAGTTTTTGAAACATAAGGTTACCGGTAAAGTTAGGCTTCTCATGAGGCAATCCAAAACCCTCAAGATCTGCGCCAATCATTTCA TTATACCTACTATGTCTGTGCAAGAACATGCCGGGAATGAGAAATCCTGCGTTTGGCATGCTAGGGATTTTGCTGATGGGGAACTCAAGGATGAGCTTTTCTGCATTCGTTTTCCATCCATTGAAA ATTGTAAAAGCTTTATGGAAACATTCCAAGAAGTTGCTGAGTCTCAAAAACAAGTTGATGACCAGGAAGCATCTGCAGCAGCTACTCTTGTTGAGAAATTGAGTGTTGATGACAAGGCTGCTGATGCAGAGAAGAAAGATGAAGAGAAATCTGCGGAAAAAACTGAGAAGCCAGCATCAGGTGAGACCAGTAAGGCAGATGCAGATAAAAAAGTTGAAGAGCCTGAGTCCACTGCttag
- the LOC131613181 gene encoding protein PIGMENT DEFECTIVE 338, chloroplastic-like, producing the protein MPFFLLQPCKSSLFFTCNSFIFSKKPLTNSNKLVSLTPHKFCYFPNIVLSTPHGSMVTKKVSIFSGAHFKFCSRNAGFDGVSSDVSREAIDDEIQELEGIELLNKPSPVIEVEKEQEKPSKEEALAPFLKFFKGSKDYVKEVEEENEVLEVSEEKENVSDEKEKEDDENEKEEKKEQEDDDKKVNVEYYEPKPGDFVVGVVVSGNENKLDVNVGADLLGTMLTKEVLPLNGKEMENLLCDMNRDAEDFTVGGKMGIVKNDEVMSGVSVPGRPVVDTGTILFAEVLGRTLSGRPLLSTRRLFRRIAWRRVRQIQQLNEPIEVRITEWNTGGLLTTIEGLRAFLPKADLVTRVNSFTDLKENVGHRMYVEITRIDEAKNSLVLSEKQAWEKLYLREGTVIDGTVQKIFPYGAQIKIGKSHRSGLLHVSNITRAKVTSVSDILSLDEEVKVLVVRSMFPDKISLSIADLESEPGLFLSNRERVFLEAGMMAEKYKQKLPPPSVTTRGGPLPTSDLPFENEALYANWKWFKFEK; encoded by the exons ATGccattttttcttcttcaaccttgtAAGTCTTCCTTATTCTTCACCTGCAACTCCTTCATTTTCAGCAAGAAGCCTCTAACAAACTCAAACAAACTAGTTTCTCTAACACCCCACAAATTTTGTTATTTTCCCAATATTGTTCTTTCCACTCCTCATGGTTCAATGGTTACGAAGAAAGTTTCGATTTTTAGTGGTGCCCACTTCAAGTTTTGCTCTAGGAATGCTGGGTTTGATGGGGTTTCCAGTGATGTATCTCGAGAAGCCATTGATGACGAAATTCAAGAGCTTGAAGGCATTGAGTTGTTGAACAAGCCTTCACCTGTTATAGAAGTtgagaaagagcaagagaagCCTTCAAAAGAGGAGGCTTTGGCACCGTTTTTGAAGTTTTTCAAAGGGAGTAAGGATTATGTGAAGGAAGTTGAAGAAGAGAATGAGGTATTGGAAGTTtctgaagagaaagaaaatgtgagtgatgagaaagaaaaagaagatgatgaaaatgaaaaagaagaaaaaaaggaacAAGAAGATGATGATAAGAAGGTTAATGTTGAGTACTATGAGCCGAAACCCGGGGATTTTGTGGTTGGTGTTGTTGTTTCTGGTAATGAAAACAAGCTTGATGTAAATGTTGGGGCAGATTTACTAGGCACAATGTTAACCAAGGAAGTGCTTCCTTTGAATGGTAAAGAAATGGAGAATTTGTTATGTGATATGAATAGGGATGCAGAGGATTTTACGGTTGGAGGGAAGATGGGAATTGTAAAGAATGATGAAGTAATGAGTGGAGTATCAGTGCCTGGAAGGCCTGTTGTAGATACCGGAACCATTTTGTTTGCTGAGGTTTTAGGTAGAACACTTAGTGGTAGGCCATTGCTTTCTACTAGAAGACTCTTTCGCCGGATTGCTTGGCGTCGAGTGAGGCAG ATACAACAGCTCAATGAACCTATTGAGGTTAGAATTACAGAGTGGAATACTGGCGGCTTGTTAACAACAATTGAG GGTTTGCGAGCATTCCTACCTAAAGCTGACCTTGTGACAAGAGTAAATAGCTTTACCGACTTAAAAGAAAAT GTGGGACACCGAATGTACGTAGAAATTACTCGAATAGATGAAGCTAAAAACTCTTTGGTACTTAGTGAAAAACAAGCTTGG GAAAAGCTATATCTTCGCGAAGGGACAGTTATAGACGGAACAGTACAAAAGATATTTCCGTATGGTGCCCAGATTAAGATAGGAAAAAGTCACAGAAG TGGGTTGCTGCATGTTTCAAATATCACACGAGCCAAAGTTACTTCTGTCAGCGACATACTTTCTCTCGATGAGGAGGTTAAGGTTCTTGTTGTGAGGTCAATGTTCCCCGATAAAATTTCTCTAAG CATTGCAGACCTTGAAAGTGAACCTGGGCTTTTTCTTTCAAATAGAGAG AGAGTATTTCTGGAGGCTGGTATGATGGCAGAGAAATATAAGCAAAAGCTACCTCCTCCTTCTGTCACTACAAGAGGAGGACCTTTACCAACTAGTGATTTGCCCTTTGAAAATGAAGCACTTTATGCAAACTGGAAGTGGTTTAAGTTTGAAAAATGA